In the Pseudanabaena sp. PCC 7367 genome, one interval contains:
- a CDS encoding amylo-alpha-1,6-glucosidase → MVVEFGRGICGELAAAETREWLVTNGIGGYASGTIAGLLTRRYHGLLIAALKAPVNRTLLLSKLEETIDYDGGQYALSANRWVGGKIEPQGYHHLERFYLDGTIPVWQYACGDALLEKRVWMQLGENTTYIRYYLDRGSSNFKLSIKALVNYRTHHSETRCGDWQMDINTIEHGISVSAFPEAKTLYLFTNQGIVSPAHDWYRDYDLAQERYRGLADREDHLNAAKFAINLEPGDSITIVASTNPEPNLDGEAALQQRLEYERGLIENWRSVDYLDNKAAPRWVEHLVLAADQFVVDRPLAEQPDGKTIVAGYPWFSDWGRDTMISLSGLTVSAGRPKLAKNIIATSARFLDQGMLPNVFPDETDVPGYNTVDATLWYFEAIRAYFAATQDFEFIKDLYPKLVEVIDWHVRGTRYKICLDPTDGLLYAGEAGMQLTWMDAKIGDWVVTPRIGKPIEVNALWYNALLIMVAIAKVLDQPYATYEKMAIKAATGFNRFWNPALGYCFDVLDTPTGDDDSLRPNQILAVALPHPDLDLDNNHKLHPVPLLNISQQQKVVETCARRLLTSHGLRSLSPDHRQYQGHYGGDQVLRDCAYHQGTVWGWLIGSFIQAHLRVYKEPAQAHRILAAIASNLNTHGVGSMSEIFDGNAPMYPRGCVAQAWTVAEVLRAWLLIEHDRLQGS, encoded by the coding sequence ATGGTAGTTGAATTTGGCAGAGGAATTTGTGGTGAACTGGCTGCGGCGGAAACCCGTGAATGGCTGGTTACTAATGGGATTGGTGGTTATGCCTCCGGTACGATCGCTGGCCTGCTGACCAGGCGCTATCATGGCCTGTTGATCGCCGCGCTCAAGGCTCCGGTCAATCGCACCCTTTTGTTGTCTAAGCTGGAAGAAACGATCGACTATGACGGTGGTCAATATGCGCTGAGTGCCAATCGTTGGGTGGGTGGGAAGATCGAGCCCCAGGGCTACCATCATCTTGAACGGTTTTATTTAGATGGCACAATCCCAGTCTGGCAATATGCCTGTGGTGATGCACTCCTGGAAAAGCGGGTCTGGATGCAACTGGGTGAAAACACCACCTACATTCGCTATTACCTCGATCGCGGTAGCTCTAATTTCAAACTTTCAATCAAAGCATTGGTTAATTACCGCACCCATCACAGCGAAACCAGATGCGGCGATTGGCAAATGGACATCAATACGATCGAGCATGGGATTAGTGTCTCTGCTTTCCCTGAGGCCAAAACCCTATATTTATTTACCAACCAGGGCATCGTTTCCCCTGCCCATGACTGGTATCGGGATTATGATTTGGCGCAGGAGCGCTATCGAGGCCTGGCCGATCGAGAAGACCACCTAAATGCAGCTAAATTTGCGATTAACCTGGAGCCAGGGGATTCAATTACGATCGTGGCTAGCACCAATCCTGAGCCCAACCTGGATGGAGAGGCAGCCCTCCAGCAAAGACTTGAATATGAGCGGGGTTTAATCGAAAACTGGCGATCGGTTGACTATCTCGATAATAAAGCGGCACCCAGGTGGGTTGAGCATCTAGTTCTGGCTGCCGATCAATTTGTGGTCGATCGCCCCTTGGCGGAACAGCCTGATGGTAAAACGATCGTGGCTGGCTATCCCTGGTTTAGCGATTGGGGGCGCGATACGATGATTAGCCTCAGTGGCCTGACCGTTAGTGCTGGTCGCCCGAAACTAGCTAAAAACATTATTGCTACCTCTGCCCGCTTCCTCGATCAGGGGATGCTACCGAATGTTTTCCCCGATGAAACCGATGTACCTGGCTATAACACCGTTGATGCCACCCTTTGGTACTTTGAGGCGATCCGCGCCTATTTTGCTGCCACCCAGGATTTTGAATTTATTAAAGACCTCTATCCCAAGCTGGTTGAGGTGATCGATTGGCATGTACGTGGTACCAGATATAAAATTTGCCTCGATCCCACCGATGGGCTGCTCTATGCGGGCGAAGCGGGGATGCAGCTAACCTGGATGGATGCCAAGATTGGTGATTGGGTGGTAACGCCCAGAATTGGCAAACCGATCGAAGTAAATGCACTCTGGTATAACGCGCTGTTAATTATGGTGGCGATCGCCAAGGTCTTGGATCAGCCCTATGCGACCTATGAGAAAATGGCGATCAAGGCGGCAACGGGGTTTAATCGATTCTGGAATCCAGCTTTGGGTTATTGTTTTGATGTATTAGATACGCCCACTGGCGATGACGATTCTTTGCGCCCCAATCAAATTTTGGCGGTAGCACTGCCCCACCCAGACCTAGATCTTGACAATAACCATAAATTACACCCAGTACCTTTATTAAACATTTCCCAACAGCAAAAGGTGGTGGAAACATGTGCCAGGCGGCTGCTCACTTCCCACGGGTTGCGATCGCTCTCCCCCGATCATCGTCAGTATCAGGGTCATTATGGTGGCGATCAAGTGCTCAGGGATTGTGCCTATCATCAAGGGACGGTGTGGGGGTGGCTGATTGGTTCCTTTATTCAGGCTCATCTGCGCGTTTATAAAGAGCCAGCGCAGGCTCATCGGATTTTGGCAGCGATCGCCAGCAATTTAAATACCCACGGTGTCGGCAGTATGAGTGAAATTTTTGATGGGAATGCACCAATGTATCCACGCGGCTGTGTGGCTCAAGCCTGGACAGTGGCAGAAGTGTTGCGGGCTTGGTTGCTGATCGAGCACGATCGCCTCCAGGGCAGCTAA
- the ftsH gene encoding ATP-dependent zinc metalloprotease FtsH, whose product MKTSWKTILLWAVPIAVIGFFVWQSFFSQPVQSMSINAANTRLSYSRFLEYLDEDMVRRVDIYDGGRTAVVAAIDPQLQNREQRARVDLPMYAPELMSKLKDSGVDLAVYPPRNNGAIWGFLSNLIFPIALIGGLFFLFRRSSQMGGPGQAMDFGKSKARFSMDASTGIKFDDVAGIEEAKEELQEIVGFLKKPERFTAVGAKIPKGVLLIGPPGTGKTLLAKAIAGEAGVPFFSVSGSEFVEMFVGVGASRVRDLFKKAKESAPCIIFVDEIDAVGRQRGAGIGGGNDEREQTLNQILTEMDGFEGNTGIIVIAATNRPDVLDAALLRPGRFDRQVTVDAPDMKGRLQILHVHARGKKIAEDVSLDSIARRTPGFTGADLSNLLNEAAILTARRRKDAITLLEIDDAVDRVIAGLEGKPLVDSKYKRIIAYHEVGHAIVGSLIKEHDPVQKVTLIPRGQAAGLTWFAPSEEQMLISRAQILARITGALGGRAAEEAVFGHGEVTTGAGNDLQQVTGMARQMVTRFGMSDVIGPLSLEGQSSQVFLGRDLMSRSEFSEDISSRVDNQVRDIVNSCYNKALQIMNDNREAIDRVVDILVEKESIDGEEFRQILAEYTVVPEKETATPVL is encoded by the coding sequence ATGAAAACATCTTGGAAAACAATATTACTGTGGGCGGTGCCGATCGCAGTGATTGGCTTTTTTGTCTGGCAAAGCTTCTTTTCGCAGCCAGTCCAATCAATGAGCATCAATGCTGCTAATACCCGCCTGTCCTACAGCAGATTCCTGGAGTACCTCGATGAAGACATGGTGCGCCGGGTTGATATTTATGATGGCGGCCGCACTGCCGTAGTGGCGGCGATCGATCCGCAACTGCAAAACCGGGAGCAACGCGCCAGGGTTGACCTGCCCATGTATGCACCGGAATTGATGAGCAAGCTCAAGGATTCTGGGGTTGATCTGGCGGTCTATCCACCGCGCAACAATGGTGCAATCTGGGGCTTTTTGAGTAACTTGATCTTCCCGATCGCCCTAATTGGTGGCTTGTTTTTCCTATTCCGTCGTTCCAGCCAGATGGGTGGCCCTGGGCAGGCAATGGACTTTGGTAAATCTAAGGCCAGATTCTCAATGGATGCCAGTACCGGCATTAAATTCGATGATGTGGCTGGGATCGAAGAAGCCAAAGAGGAGCTGCAAGAGATTGTTGGTTTCTTGAAGAAGCCAGAACGGTTCACCGCAGTGGGAGCCAAAATCCCCAAGGGGGTATTGCTAATTGGCCCGCCTGGAACTGGTAAAACGCTCTTGGCCAAGGCGATCGCTGGTGAAGCTGGTGTGCCCTTTTTCTCGGTTTCTGGGTCTGAATTTGTAGAAATGTTTGTGGGTGTTGGTGCTTCACGCGTCCGCGATTTGTTCAAGAAGGCTAAAGAAAGTGCCCCTTGTATTATCTTCGTCGATGAAATCGATGCGGTTGGTCGTCAGCGTGGTGCTGGGATCGGCGGCGGTAATGACGAGCGGGAACAAACCCTGAACCAGATCCTGACCGAAATGGATGGGTTTGAGGGTAATACTGGCATTATTGTGATTGCAGCCACAAACCGTCCTGATGTGTTGGATGCGGCGTTGCTTCGTCCTGGTCGTTTCGATCGCCAGGTCACTGTTGATGCGCCGGACATGAAGGGGCGTTTGCAAATCCTGCATGTTCATGCCCGTGGTAAAAAGATTGCTGAAGATGTTTCCCTCGACTCGATCGCCCGTCGTACCCCTGGTTTTACTGGTGCGGATTTGTCTAACTTGCTCAATGAAGCTGCGATCCTGACTGCCCGTCGCCGCAAGGATGCGATCACGCTGCTGGAAATTGATGATGCCGTCGATCGGGTGATTGCTGGCCTGGAGGGCAAGCCTTTAGTCGATAGCAAATACAAACGCATTATTGCCTACCATGAAGTCGGCCATGCGATCGTGGGCTCTTTGATTAAAGAACATGATCCAGTCCAGAAAGTAACCTTGATCCCCCGTGGTCAAGCCGCTGGACTAACCTGGTTTGCCCCTTCGGAAGAGCAAATGTTGATCTCTCGTGCCCAGATTCTGGCGCGGATCACTGGTGCTTTGGGCGGTCGTGCTGCCGAAGAAGCAGTATTTGGTCATGGTGAAGTAACCACTGGTGCTGGCAACGACTTGCAACAGGTCACTGGCATGGCAAGGCAGATGGTGACCCGGTTTGGTATGTCTGATGTGATTGGGCCACTGTCGCTGGAAGGCCAGAGTAGTCAGGTATTCCTGGGACGCGATCTGATGTCTCGATCGGAATTTTCGGAGGACATTTCCTCGCGGGTCGATAATCAGGTTAGAGATATTGTGAATTCCTGCTATAACAAAGCTTTGCAGATTATGAATGATAACCGCGAGGCGATCGATCGGGTAGTGGATATCCTGGTCGAAAAGGAGAGCATCGATGGCGAAGAGTTCCGTCAAATCCTGGCTGAGTATACAGTTGTGCCTGAGAAGGAAACTGCCACACCAGTATTGTAG
- a CDS encoding DUF423 domain-containing protein, whose amino-acid sequence MAKIFIAIAAILAGIGVAAGAFASHALKDRITEKAIAIFETGVRYQMYHALALLAVGLLLLSLGSDSDGNPLFNVTGFAFIAGIAIFSGSLYALSLSGIKWLGAITPLGGVAFLIGWGCLAVAAFQLKS is encoded by the coding sequence ATGGCCAAAATATTTATAGCCATAGCTGCGATCCTGGCGGGGATTGGCGTGGCGGCTGGGGCGTTTGCCTCCCATGCCCTCAAGGATAGAATTACGGAAAAGGCGATCGCCATTTTTGAAACCGGTGTGCGCTATCAGATGTATCATGCCCTGGCGCTGCTTGCTGTGGGCTTGCTTTTGCTTAGCTTAGGTAGTGATAGTGATGGTAATCCTTTGTTCAATGTCACTGGATTTGCTTTTATTGCTGGGATCGCCATCTTTTCTGGCAGTCTCTATGCCCTCAGCCTCAGCGGGATTAAATGGCTCGGTGCAATCACTCCCTTGGGCGGGGTGGCTTTTTTGATCGGCTGGGGTTGCCTGGCAGTGGCCGCATTCCAGTTGAAAAGCTAA
- a CDS encoding tellurite resistance TerB family protein has translation MLTISYDDIFRSNAETATALDSDQAICAIGVLMMTIDGEIASPEVSYLVSALEKLNHDLEQIEQIYAKVMQILNQDGPGALFNAAIAGLADEQKEVAFEVAVRVALADKKIMDAENDCLTALAEALDLSSDVMIKIIDWVLGQEQNNS, from the coding sequence ATGTTGACCATATCCTATGATGATATTTTTCGTAGCAATGCTGAAACTGCAACAGCTCTAGATTCAGATCAGGCGATCTGTGCGATCGGTGTTTTGATGATGACGATCGACGGGGAAATTGCCAGCCCAGAAGTTTCTTATTTGGTGAGTGCCCTCGAAAAGCTCAATCATGATCTCGAGCAAATTGAGCAGATTTATGCCAAAGTGATGCAAATCTTAAATCAAGATGGGCCTGGAGCCCTGTTCAATGCTGCCATAGCTGGCCTAGCAGATGAACAAAAGGAAGTAGCCTTCGAGGTGGCCGTGAGGGTTGCCCTGGCGGACAAGAAGATTATGGATGCGGAAAATGATTGCTTGACAGCTTTAGCAGAGGCTCTAGACTTATCTAGCGATGTCATGATTAAGATCATTGATTGGGTGCTTGGCCAGGAGCAAAATAATAGCTAG
- a CDS encoding DUF4178 domain-containing protein, with protein MFGLLLLLVIAAVLVGIYFLAQQGKASPSASNERDRNEAPTIFNLRIGDFVQYMGTDWAVEGKLTYSSNGYSWLEYMLQDGNGIRWMSVEEDDLVEVTWTEPVSDNQISGLPPNPITFQGEQYRLTESGEAVMIRSGGTINKRAERCKYYEYEGTENKVLSIEDWGSEMEVNAGLKINPRLLELLPGDGKSVYNS; from the coding sequence ATGTTTGGACTACTTTTATTATTGGTAATTGCGGCTGTCCTGGTGGGGATCTATTTTCTCGCGCAACAGGGTAAAGCAAGTCCAAGTGCCAGCAACGAGCGCGATCGTAACGAAGCACCAACCATCTTCAATCTACGGATTGGCGACTTTGTGCAGTATATGGGCACCGACTGGGCAGTTGAAGGTAAATTAACCTATAGCAGTAATGGTTATAGCTGGCTGGAATATATGCTCCAGGATGGTAATGGCATCCGCTGGATGTCGGTGGAAGAAGATGATTTAGTAGAGGTAACCTGGACTGAGCCAGTCTCTGACAATCAGATATCTGGATTGCCACCCAATCCAATTACGTTTCAAGGTGAGCAATATCGCCTGACAGAATCCGGTGAAGCAGTGATGATTCGCTCCGGTGGCACGATCAATAAACGGGCGGAACGATGTAAATATTACGAATATGAAGGGACAGAAAATAAGGTCTTGTCGATCGAGGATTGGGGCAGCGAAATGGAAGTAAACGCTGGCTTGAAAATTAACCCACGCTTGCTAGAACTCCTGCCTGGTGATGGTAAGAGTGTGTATAACAGTTAG
- a CDS encoding sensor histidine kinase: MKFKHRGFNPKKIIIRLSIVTIVFMMWGGAYYSYRSARKLILETLKEAALVQVQEGVDKIDTWLAVRKSEVSTIANSTSLKTLDWTIAGPYLEAEADRIEEFYHFALVFPSGEYYVTHIGKVDANVRDRPHIQMGLSGKVTVSNPLISRVYGIPLIIVVAPIWVDSTFQRKVIGLNTAGIDINRLSNVVKELGYGEHSYAFALNSEGAPIIHPDSSKTGTLEMPAQSFLESESDDLRTIAKQMVEGIKKIELATIDNESVFVAQVPLREADWSIALVIPRRNIEEKLRPLDLMFFTIIGLVGAFIILLIRLQEVEKTQLKFIETKLRNTLKQEKEINQLKSQFVNITSHEFRNPVASISLTIQNLIKYADRYDDQKKQKSYKKILQACNQMRDLLDELLILARLESGKLTYKPDFHNFNALCQEICNEFELIGKQKLIDVDLKVDGNYDCLWMDKKLIAMALRNIISNAIKYSYEDSTVCFAVSRNASFVSVQISDHGIGIAEKDIENIFQSFQRGSNSESIQGTGLGLSITKQVIELCGGLITVESSIEQGSVFTVKFPYTTSTPN; encoded by the coding sequence ATGAAGTTTAAGCACAGAGGGTTTAATCCCAAAAAGATTATCATTCGTTTAAGTATAGTCACCATAGTCTTTATGATGTGGGGAGGAGCCTATTATAGCTACAGATCGGCTCGAAAACTGATTTTAGAAACTCTAAAGGAGGCGGCTTTAGTTCAGGTTCAAGAAGGGGTAGATAAAATTGATACATGGCTTGCGGTAAGAAAGTCAGAAGTTAGCACTATAGCAAATTCAACTAGTCTAAAAACATTGGATTGGACTATTGCGGGGCCATATCTTGAAGCTGAAGCTGATCGAATCGAAGAGTTTTATCACTTTGCCCTAGTATTTCCTAGCGGAGAATACTACGTTACTCATATTGGTAAAGTAGACGCTAATGTCAGAGACCGCCCCCATATTCAGATGGGATTATCAGGGAAAGTAACAGTTTCTAATCCTCTTATTTCTAGAGTATATGGCATACCACTAATAATAGTAGTTGCGCCAATTTGGGTAGACTCAACTTTTCAGAGAAAAGTAATAGGATTAAATACGGCTGGCATTGATATTAATCGACTATCCAACGTAGTCAAAGAGCTGGGCTATGGGGAACATAGTTATGCATTTGCGCTAAATTCTGAGGGAGCTCCCATCATCCATCCAGATAGTAGTAAAACAGGCACTCTTGAAATGCCAGCCCAAAGTTTTCTTGAGTCTGAATCGGATGATTTAAGAACTATTGCCAAACAAATGGTAGAAGGGATAAAAAAAATTGAACTAGCTACGATTGACAATGAGTCGGTTTTTGTTGCCCAGGTTCCCCTTAGAGAGGCTGATTGGTCGATCGCATTAGTTATTCCCAGAAGAAATATTGAAGAAAAGCTACGCCCGCTAGATTTAATGTTTTTCACCATTATTGGTCTGGTTGGCGCATTCATTATTTTGTTAATTAGACTGCAAGAAGTTGAAAAAACGCAACTCAAGTTTATTGAAACTAAACTGAGAAATACTTTGAAGCAGGAAAAAGAGATTAACCAGCTTAAATCACAATTTGTGAATATTACTTCCCATGAGTTTCGCAATCCAGTTGCAAGTATCAGTTTAACTATTCAAAACTTAATCAAATATGCTGATAGATATGACGATCAGAAAAAGCAAAAGAGCTACAAAAAAATCTTGCAAGCCTGCAATCAAATGCGTGACTTACTAGATGAGCTATTAATACTAGCTAGATTAGAGTCAGGGAAACTTACATATAAACCTGATTTCCATAATTTCAATGCTTTATGTCAAGAGATATGTAACGAATTTGAACTGATCGGAAAACAAAAATTAATTGATGTAGATCTCAAAGTCGACGGTAATTATGATTGCTTATGGATGGATAAAAAGCTTATTGCTATGGCTTTACGCAATATAATTTCCAACGCCATCAAGTATTCGTATGAAGATTCTACCGTCTGTTTCGCAGTATCCAGAAATGCCAGTTTTGTTAGCGTACAGATATCAGATCATGGAATAGGCATTGCAGAGAAGGATATTGAAAACATTTTTCAATCGTTTCAACGCGGAAGTAATTCTGAAAGTATTCAAGGCACCGGTTTAGGTTTGTCGATCACTAAACAAGTTATTGAGCTATGCGGTGGTTTAATTACGGTTGAAAGCAGCATAGAGCAAGGATCTGTATTTACAGTTAAATTCCCTTATACTACCTCAACTCCCAACTGA
- a CDS encoding NAD(+) kinase, giving the protein MPKVGIIYNDAKPVAKEATSAIKSWFSDLGWQVVVTTGWGGILGYAKPDSPVCHTPIESLVPPGFDQDMSFVVALGGDGTVLSTFRQIAPAGLPVISINTGHMGFLTEGYMGGWQEDMQHVVDNEYIIEQRSMITVRVYDGKTLLWEALALNEMVIHREPLTSMCHFEITIGQHMPVDVAADGVIIATPTGSTAYALSAGGPVIEPAIPVLQLVPICAHSMASRALVFANTEPVVITPANKHRLVLVADGNAGCYVYPDNHVVIERSPHPARFIRLHAGEFFKVLREKLGWGLPHISKPASVELPN; this is encoded by the coding sequence GTGCCGAAAGTAGGCATCATCTACAACGATGCAAAGCCAGTTGCCAAAGAGGCAACCAGTGCAATTAAAAGTTGGTTCTCCGATTTAGGATGGCAAGTAGTTGTCACCACTGGCTGGGGAGGCATTTTAGGCTATGCTAAGCCCGACAGCCCCGTTTGCCACACACCGATCGAAAGCTTGGTGCCGCCAGGATTCGATCAAGACATGTCTTTTGTCGTTGCCCTCGGTGGTGATGGCACAGTATTGTCCACTTTCCGCCAGATTGCCCCCGCTGGCTTGCCCGTCATTTCGATCAACACTGGCCACATGGGCTTTCTGACTGAAGGCTATATGGGCGGCTGGCAAGAAGATATGCAGCATGTAGTTGATAATGAATATATTATCGAACAGCGATCGATGATTACGGTTAGGGTCTATGATGGCAAAACATTGCTATGGGAAGCGCTTGCCCTCAATGAGATGGTGATCCACCGCGAGCCACTGACCAGCATGTGTCATTTTGAAATTACGATCGGCCAACATATGCCCGTTGATGTGGCTGCCGATGGTGTGATTATTGCTACCCCCACCGGATCAACTGCCTATGCGCTTTCGGCCGGGGGGCCAGTGATCGAGCCAGCGATCCCAGTGCTGCAATTGGTGCCGATTTGTGCCCATTCGATGGCTTCACGGGCATTGGTTTTTGCCAATACTGAGCCAGTGGTAATTACCCCCGCCAATAAACACCGTCTAGTTTTGGTGGCCGATGGCAATGCGGGTTGCTATGTCTATCCCGATAATCATGTCGTAATCGAGCGATCGCCCCACCCGGCCAGGTTCATTCGCTTACATGCGGGTGAGTTCTTTAAAGTATTGCGCGAAAAACTGGGCTGGGGTCTACCCCATATTTCCAAGCCCGCTTCCGTAGAGTTACCAAATTGA
- a CDS encoding aminotransferase class V-fold PLP-dependent enzyme has translation MAFGKSIRNLWRLEPDCIFLNHGSFGACPIAVLEKQQQWRSQLERQPVRFMGQELPVLLRAAAADLAEFVGATGQDLVFVENATAGVNAVVRSLQFSPGDQIVVTNHTYGAVRKTLEFIGDRVGIRPIEAVVPFPIERPEQVIEAIAGVISSSTKLLVVDHITSATALILPVIELVKLAREHKIPTLIDGAHAPGMIDLDLQAIGADWYVGNCHKWLCAPKGCGFLWTNPNSPFPQLTDQIHPTVISHGYGSGYVAEFDWVGTRDPSAWLAVSEAIKFQRSLDQMTSQAKSIKQRNHNLVIWAVDYLNQAWQQSPNAPTEMLGSMATIALPTMPISAVELNDRLWQEYQIEVPVMPFADRLWLRISAQAYNQESEYKLLAQAIQTIAASFGAA, from the coding sequence TTGGCTTTTGGCAAATCGATCCGCAACCTGTGGCGATTAGAACCGGATTGCATTTTTCTCAATCATGGCTCTTTTGGGGCATGTCCGATCGCGGTGCTAGAAAAACAGCAGCAATGGCGATCGCAACTGGAAAGGCAACCAGTCCGCTTCATGGGTCAGGAATTGCCTGTCTTACTCAGGGCTGCCGCTGCTGATCTGGCCGAGTTTGTGGGAGCCACAGGGCAGGATTTAGTATTTGTGGAAAATGCCACGGCGGGGGTGAATGCGGTGGTGCGATCGCTCCAGTTTAGTCCTGGTGATCAGATTGTCGTTACCAACCATACCTATGGCGCGGTGCGTAAAACATTAGAGTTCATTGGCGATCGGGTTGGAATAAGGCCAATCGAAGCAGTTGTGCCTTTCCCGATTGAGCGGCCAGAGCAGGTAATCGAGGCAATCGCTGGGGTGATTAGCTCAAGCACCAAATTGTTAGTAGTTGATCATATTACCTCCGCCACCGCCTTGATCTTGCCAGTAATTGAATTGGTGAAATTAGCCAGAGAGCACAAAATCCCCACTTTGATCGATGGAGCCCACGCGCCAGGAATGATCGATCTGGATTTGCAAGCGATCGGCGCGGATTGGTATGTGGGCAATTGCCATAAGTGGCTCTGCGCGCCCAAGGGTTGTGGTTTTTTGTGGACTAATCCCAATTCACCCTTCCCTCAGCTAACAGATCAGATTCACCCTACGGTTATTTCCCACGGTTATGGTTCTGGCTATGTGGCTGAGTTTGATTGGGTCGGCACCCGCGATCCCAGTGCTTGGTTAGCAGTCAGCGAGGCGATCAAGTTTCAGCGATCGCTTGACCAAATGACATCCCAGGCCAAATCTATTAAACAGCGCAACCATAATCTAGTAATCTGGGCGGTGGATTATTTAAACCAGGCTTGGCAGCAATCACCAAATGCACCAACAGAAATGTTGGGCTCAATGGCTACGATCGCCTTGCCCACCATGCCAATTTCTGCGGTTGAGTTAAACGATCGACTCTGGCAAGAATATCAAATCGAAGTGCCAGTTATGCCCTTTGCCGATCGATTGTGGCTACGCATATCGGCACAGGCTTACAACCAGGAAAGTGAATATAAACTCCTGGCTCAAGCAATCCAAACGATCGCGGCTAGTTTTGGCGCTGCCTAA
- a CDS encoding DUF1350 family protein gives MEWLQVEQNWVLTPPKPKGVIHFLGGAFFAAAPHIAYRRLLEKLASYGYVIVATPFANNTFDHGQIAAETYKTFQKARSKLFLDYFPVYGLGHSMGCKVHLLLNCYYNCDRTGNMFIAYNNYSAKRSVPFFKELAVTIPEMAEMEFYPSPEATRDLVDRQYKTRHNLLVRFFDDSIDEITDLSTQLKLKFPETVKVQALPGTHLTSMGIDFNWQAGNSFTPFDAIGQWLKQGVHKNNHTLEQVLLRWLATNNPDRKSIDRSSVAS, from the coding sequence ATGGAATGGCTACAGGTAGAACAAAACTGGGTGTTAACCCCACCCAAACCCAAAGGAGTAATCCACTTCCTGGGCGGGGCATTTTTTGCCGCAGCGCCGCACATTGCCTATCGCCGTTTGCTAGAAAAGCTGGCCAGTTATGGTTATGTGATTGTGGCTACGCCCTTTGCGAACAATACCTTTGATCACGGTCAGATTGCCGCCGAGACTTATAAAACCTTTCAAAAAGCCCGCAGCAAATTATTCTTAGACTATTTCCCCGTCTATGGTCTGGGGCATAGCATGGGCTGCAAGGTGCATTTGTTGCTGAACTGCTACTACAACTGCGATCGTACTGGCAATATGTTCATCGCCTACAACAACTACAGTGCTAAGCGATCGGTTCCTTTTTTCAAAGAGCTGGCGGTTACAATTCCGGAAATGGCGGAAATGGAATTCTATCCCTCGCCAGAAGCTACCAGGGATCTGGTCGATCGCCAGTATAAAACCCGCCACAATTTGCTAGTACGTTTTTTTGACGACAGCATTGATGAAATCACTGACCTTTCCACCCAACTAAAGCTCAAGTTCCCGGAGACGGTTAAGGTACAAGCATTACCTGGCACCCATTTAACTTCTATGGGGATTGACTTTAATTGGCAAGCTGGCAATAGTTTTACGCCCTTTGATGCGATCGGCCAGTGGCTAAAGCAAGGCGTGCATAAAAATAATCACACCCTGGAACAGGTTTTATTGCGATGGCTGGCAACCAACAATCCCGATCGCAAGAGTATCGATCGTAGCTCTGTGGCTAGTTAG
- the moaC gene encoding cyclic pyranopterin monophosphate synthase MoaC has product MSNSENTALSKANSTPSQSLSHIDHTGTARMVDVTEKEQTIRKAIATCEIAMKTTTLDAIQDKNVKKGDVLGTARLAGIMAAKQTANLIPLCHPLPLTSIDVKIELDENIPGYQIIAEVKTKAETGVEMEALTAATVAALTIYDMAKALEKTMVISAVRLVHKSGGKSGDFNILA; this is encoded by the coding sequence ATGAGTAATTCAGAAAACACTGCTCTTAGTAAAGCCAATTCAACGCCAAGTCAATCGCTTTCCCATATCGATCATACTGGTACAGCCCGAATGGTGGATGTGACCGAAAAAGAGCAAACTATCAGAAAGGCGATCGCTACCTGCGAAATCGCCATGAAAACTACTACCCTTGATGCGATTCAGGACAAAAATGTCAAGAAAGGCGATGTGCTAGGTACGGCACGATTGGCGGGGATCATGGCCGCAAAACAAACCGCTAACCTAATTCCGCTCTGCCATCCCCTTCCCCTCACTTCGATCGATGTAAAAATTGAATTGGACGAGAATATTCCTGGTTATCAAATTATTGCCGAAGTAAAGACCAAGGCGGAAACCGGCGTAGAAATGGAAGCGCTGACAGCAGCGACAGTGGCGGCGCTAACTATTTATGATATGGCGAAGGCTTTAGAAAAAACGATGGTGATCTCGGCGGTGCGATTGGTGCATAAAAGTGGTGGTAAGTCGGGAGATTTTAATATTCTTGCTTAA